A window from Thermococcus celericrescens encodes these proteins:
- the top6B gene encoding DNA topoisomerase VI subunit B codes for MAEANQLFKEFKIQSVSEFFRRNAAMLGYTGKIRSLTTVIHEAVTNSLDACEEAGILPYVRVEIEELGREHYKVIIEDNGPGIPEKYITHVFGKMLAGTKAHRNIQSRGQQGIGISGAVMFAQITSGKATRVITSTGDDSIIEAWVKIDVDRNEGKIVKKEKHPNPKGWRGTRIELEVKNVRYVRSKQGIYWYLKLTAIANPHAHIELIEPDGKLIVFPRSSEDVPEPPVEMKPHPRGVLTDDVYRMAKKTRRSSVKRFLVGEFSRISDKKIDELVEYIAALRLIKTEDDKNVQEQLYERLMKGEVKAVLRSFKGYMKVVKQVAKLMDKPPEKLSWHEAEEIVEAFRYMKFLAPPTHGLRPIGEENIEKGLTNILKPEFVTAVTRSPKVYSGGIPFQVEVGLAYGGEIPGGFELLRYANRVPLLFDAGSCVTTLAARSVDWRRYKVDDLDRAPLVLMINVISVHVPYTGTGKQSIANVEEIQNEIRLAIMDAARRLQTYLSGKHRRLHQAKRRRTFEKYVPEIARALSVLTGEPEEEVKNYFLSYIEGHFAAKEAGGAEEVSENA; via the coding sequence ATGGCCGAGGCGAATCAGCTGTTTAAGGAGTTCAAAATCCAGAGTGTCAGCGAGTTCTTCAGACGGAACGCGGCAATGCTCGGCTACACGGGCAAGATACGCTCCCTCACCACGGTGATCCATGAGGCAGTGACCAACTCACTCGACGCCTGTGAGGAGGCGGGTATACTTCCCTACGTCCGTGTTGAGATAGAGGAGCTTGGAAGGGAGCACTACAAGGTCATAATCGAGGACAACGGACCAGGAATCCCCGAGAAGTACATAACCCACGTCTTTGGTAAGATGCTGGCCGGTACGAAGGCTCACAGGAACATACAGAGCCGCGGCCAGCAGGGTATTGGTATAAGCGGCGCCGTTATGTTCGCCCAGATAACGAGCGGAAAGGCAACGCGCGTCATCACCTCCACGGGCGACGACAGTATCATCGAGGCATGGGTTAAGATAGACGTTGACAGGAACGAGGGCAAGATTGTGAAGAAGGAGAAGCACCCCAACCCAAAGGGCTGGCGCGGCACCAGGATAGAGCTGGAGGTGAAGAACGTCCGCTACGTGCGCTCAAAGCAGGGCATCTACTGGTACCTCAAGCTCACCGCGATAGCCAACCCGCACGCCCACATAGAGCTCATTGAACCGGACGGGAAACTCATAGTATTCCCGCGCTCCAGCGAGGACGTTCCCGAGCCCCCGGTGGAGATGAAGCCCCATCCGCGCGGCGTCCTCACCGATGACGTTTACAGGATGGCCAAGAAGACGAGGAGGAGTTCCGTCAAGCGCTTCCTCGTTGGGGAGTTCTCAAGGATAAGCGACAAGAAAATCGACGAGCTCGTTGAGTACATCGCGGCGCTGAGGCTCATAAAGACGGAGGACGACAAGAACGTCCAGGAACAGCTCTACGAGAGGCTCATGAAGGGCGAGGTAAAGGCCGTCCTGCGCTCGTTCAAGGGCTACATGAAGGTCGTAAAGCAGGTTGCGAAGCTCATGGACAAGCCCCCCGAGAAGCTGAGCTGGCACGAGGCGGAAGAGATAGTCGAAGCCTTCAGGTACATGAAGTTCCTGGCCCCTCCAACCCACGGCCTCAGGCCCATAGGCGAGGAGAACATAGAGAAGGGCCTCACCAACATCCTCAAGCCGGAGTTCGTCACCGCGGTCACCAGGTCGCCAAAAGTCTACTCCGGAGGTATCCCGTTCCAGGTCGAGGTCGGCCTCGCTTACGGCGGTGAGATTCCCGGAGGTTTCGAGCTCCTCCGCTACGCCAACCGCGTGCCGCTGCTCTTCGATGCCGGTTCCTGTGTGACGACGCTGGCGGCGCGCTCCGTTGATTGGAGGCGCTACAAGGTTGATGACCTTGACCGCGCCCCCCTCGTGCTCATGATAAACGTCATCAGCGTTCACGTTCCGTATACCGGCACAGGAAAGCAGAGCATAGCCAACGTGGAGGAGATTCAGAACGAGATAAGGCTGGCGATAATGGACGCGGCCAGGAGACTTCAGACCTACCTCAGCGGAAAGCACCGCAGGCTCCACCAGGCCAAGAGGAGGAGGACCTTCGAAAAGTACGTGCCCGAGATAGCGAGGGCCCTGAGCGTACTCACCGGGGAGCCCGAGGAGGAGGTTAAGAACTACTTCCTGTCCTACATAGAGGGCCACTTCGCGGCCAAGGAGGCAGGTGGGGCGGAGGAGGTGAGCGAGAATGCCTAA
- the eif1A gene encoding translation initiation factor eIF-1A: MAYHRGRGGRSGGKKKNRQVQGDEVIRVPLPKEGQLFGVIEQALGSGWMDVRCSDGKIRRCRIPGKLKRRMWMRVGDVVIVQPWDVQTEERGDIVYRYTRTQVDWLLRRGKISQEFLSGGELLF; the protein is encoded by the coding sequence ATGGCGTACCACAGAGGAAGAGGTGGAAGAAGTGGGGGGAAGAAAAAGAACAGACAGGTTCAGGGTGACGAGGTCATCCGTGTTCCCCTCCCGAAGGAAGGACAGCTGTTCGGTGTAATCGAGCAGGCCCTGGGATCTGGATGGATGGATGTGAGGTGCTCCGACGGGAAGATTAGAAGGTGCAGGATACCGGGCAAGCTCAAGAGGCGCATGTGGATGCGCGTGGGCGACGTCGTCATAGTCCAGCCCTGGGACGTGCAGACCGAGGAGCGTGGGGACATAGTCTACCGCTACACCAGGACTCAGGTGGACTGGCTCCTGAGGAGGGGCAAGATAAGTCAGGAATTCCTCAGCGGTGGCGAGCTCCTGTTCTGA
- a CDS encoding serine protein kinase RIO, translating into MREDVIEREIEGMLGLRERREKDSDLYKIANEVFDRTTKETLAYLHRRGKIEALYGVISTGKEANVFAGVDAEGNRIAVKIYRTYTTEFRRIWEYLAADPRVGYLPKDMRKLVFVWTRREFKNLQRAIKYAVRVPEPVIFRNNVLVMEFIGDELPAPRIKDVERSLEPSDFEELYDFTMGVIERLWKRGDMVHGDLSEYNILLHDRPVVIDWSQATVKRNRMSVELLRRDLRNVINYFGRKGVDVDDFDDKFRELVGV; encoded by the coding sequence ATGCGCGAGGATGTAATAGAGCGCGAAATCGAGGGAATGCTGGGCCTCCGGGAGAGGCGGGAGAAGGACAGCGACCTCTACAAGATAGCCAATGAGGTATTCGACAGAACGACGAAGGAGACCCTCGCCTATCTCCACAGGAGAGGAAAGATCGAAGCCCTCTACGGCGTCATCAGCACGGGCAAGGAGGCCAACGTCTTTGCCGGCGTGGACGCCGAGGGGAACAGGATAGCCGTCAAGATATACCGCACGTACACGACCGAGTTCCGGCGCATATGGGAGTACCTCGCAGCCGACCCACGCGTCGGCTACCTGCCCAAGGATATGCGCAAGCTGGTCTTTGTGTGGACCCGGAGGGAGTTTAAGAACCTCCAACGGGCGATAAAATATGCGGTTCGCGTTCCGGAACCCGTGATCTTCCGCAACAACGTCCTCGTGATGGAGTTCATCGGGGACGAGCTCCCCGCACCCCGCATCAAAGACGTCGAGCGTTCGCTCGAGCCTTCGGACTTTGAGGAACTTTATGACTTCACGATGGGCGTCATCGAGAGGCTCTGGAAGCGCGGGGACATGGTGCACGGCGACCTGAGCGAGTACAACATACTGCTCCACGACAGGCCCGTTGTGATAGACTGGTCGCAGGCGACGGTGAAGAGGAACAGGATGAGCGTGGAGCTGCTCAGAAGGGATCTGAGGAACGTCATAAACTACTTTGGGCGGAAAGGCGTTGATGTTGATGATTTCGACGATAAGTTCCGTGAGCTGGTTGGGGTTTAG
- a CDS encoding KH domain-containing protein, with amino-acid sequence MDEFERLLRKYERIDKDGRPTRGGRDEEITYAAEGEQEEFIRIPRDRVAVVIGRKGQTKREIEERTKTKIEVDSETGEVFITSTEETADPLAVWKARDVIMAIGRGFSPERAFRLFNEGEVLEVVNLTDVIIGNDKNALPRIRGRIIGRRGRTREIIEEMSGADVSVYGKTVAIIGNPIQVEVAKTAIEKLARGSPHGVVYKYLERRKKDLELESTTYYEALEGEPGDFGENYEGPDEDYDDEDFWED; translated from the coding sequence ATGGACGAGTTTGAGAGACTGCTGAGGAAGTATGAGCGGATAGACAAGGACGGCCGGCCCACCCGGGGCGGTCGCGATGAGGAGATCACCTACGCCGCGGAGGGCGAGCAGGAGGAGTTCATAAGAATCCCCCGCGACAGGGTTGCCGTCGTCATAGGCAGAAAGGGGCAGACCAAGAGGGAGATAGAGGAGAGGACCAAGACCAAGATAGAGGTGGACAGCGAGACCGGCGAGGTCTTCATAACCTCCACCGAGGAGACCGCCGACCCCTTGGCCGTCTGGAAGGCGCGTGACGTGATAATGGCCATAGGCAGGGGTTTTTCCCCCGAAAGGGCGTTCCGGCTCTTCAACGAGGGGGAGGTCCTTGAGGTCGTTAACCTGACGGACGTGATAATCGGCAACGATAAGAACGCCCTTCCCCGCATCAGGGGAAGGATAATCGGAAGGAGAGGAAGGACGCGCGAGATAATCGAGGAGATGAGCGGTGCGGATGTGAGCGTTTACGGAAAAACCGTCGCGATAATTGGCAACCCAATCCAGGTCGAGGTTGCCAAGACCGCCATAGAGAAGCTCGCCAGGGGCTCCCCGCACGGCGTCGTTTACAAGTACCTCGAGCGCAGAAAGAAGGACCTTGAACTCGAGAGCACGACCTACTACGAGGCCCTTGAAGGGGAGCCGGGCGATTTCGGGGAGAACTACGAGGGCCCCGATGAGGACTACGATGACGAAGACTTTTGGGAGGACTGA